In the genome of Gemmatimonas aurantiaca, the window GGATCCCACGGGCGCCAGTGCGTCGCCGCCGTTGCATGCCTGCAACAACATCAGGGCCGTTGCCCACCCCCATACAGCGCGCCGACCCTGCCGGAGCGGCGAAGGCGCGTCGTAAGTAACTGTGGGGTTGACACTTGCGGTCATATGGGCGGGTATTACGGAAGTGGCACCGGCTCTCACACCGGGAGTATGGGAGCAATCGCTGTGCCGACCTCGACCGTGATACCGCGTGGTTCAAACCAACCTTCGCTCCCGGAAACGCCGGCTCTCTTTCGCCGCGGTTGCCGTCGCCGTACTGCTGGTGCTGGCGGCCACCCTGTTGCCGGGCAATGCCATCGAACTTGGTCAGGCGCCGCCCCGCTGGTGCCTGGCCTGCGGCGGACTGTGGGTGATGGACGCGGTCAGCAATGTCCTGCTCTTCGCCCCACTCGGCGCCGCACTGGCCAGACTGCGCGTGCGCTGGCCCTGGGCGCTGCTCATGGGCGCGGCGCTGTCGCTGACGGTGGAAACCCTGCAGTCACTGGGCATCCCGCCGGGCCGGTCGGCGGCGCTGGCCGACGTGGTGGCCAACACCGCCGGCACCGCGGTGGGTCTGCTGGCGGTGCGCTGGGGACCGGCCCTGGTCATGGCCGAGGGGCGGGCGGCCGTGTGGCTCACGGCGGCCTGGCTGGCCATGGTCGCCGGTGTCATCACGATCACCACACTCGCCCTGGGTCCCCGCCGCGCCGATCCGGAGCCGGATCCCGACCGCTTCCACATCAGCCGCTTCGAATACTCGCCCGGACTGGGCTGGTACGACGGCGAGCCGCGTCAGGCCGTGGTGAATGGCCACATGTTCCCGCACCGCGGCACGGGCCCCGTGGTCATCGCCGTACCCGCCGAGCCGTCGTCCCTCACGGTCGAAGGCACCGTCCTGGGACGGGACACGGCCACGAATACCCGGTCGTTCGTGTACGTGCATCGTGAGGACGACACCCTGGCGGTGGCCATGCTCGCGCAGAAAGGTGACGACGCGGTCTTTTCCTCCACCCGGCGGGCCTGGCTGTGGGGCCTGGCCATGCCCGGCGCGCGGCTGCGCGGGGTGTTCGCCGGACGTACCCCCGACGATCCACGGCCGCTCCGGCTCATCGGGCACAGCGACCGTACGCAGCTGATGCTCACCGAGCCCGTCACCGGCACCACGAACGTGGTGCGTCTCGAGCCCACCATGGGCTGGGCGATGATCCAGACGCTGGTGAACGTGCATCATCCGCTCGCGCCCGCCGTATTGACCGCATGGCTGCTGACGCTGTTTCTGCCGCTGGGATGGTGGGGCACGCGCAGTGGTCGTCACGCTCCGTGGGTGCTGGGGGGCGTGACGATCGCCGTGCTCGCGCTCTTCCCCGCGCTGCAGGCGCTATCGGGCGTGGCGTCGCTTCCCGCGCTGCAGTGGAGTGTCATCGGCCTGTCCATCGCGCTGGGTGTGCTGATCGATCTGGCCACGCAGCGATCACCCGAGGGTCAGCGGAGTACTATTCGCGCATGATCGAAACCGTGGTCCGATTCCTCGACGCGCTGCTGCTCGTGGTGCGTCCGGCCGTCTTCGCCGCCGGCGCGATCGCCGCCGCCGGCGCCATCGGCTCCTGGGCCGTCCGCACCCGGCGGATCTCGCCGTTCTCGCCCCTGGCCCGCACGATCCGTGAGCGTGTCGAGCCCTGGCTCGTCGCGCCCATGGAACGCCGGCTGCTGCGCGCGGGCGGCTCCCCCTACTCGGCGCCCTGGTGGGCCCTGGCGGCGGTCATCATCGGCGGCCTGCTGCTTATCTCCGGCGTGCAGTTCCTGCGCGATCAGCTGGTGATGTTGCTCTTCGCCGCCACCTCGGGCTATTCGCTGATCGCGGTGCTGGTGAAATGGACGTTCACCGTGCTGCGTGTGGCGCTGTTCGCGCGCGTGATCGCGAGTTGGGTGGGCGGCAGTCCCTACTCGAAGTGGTGGCGGTGGTCGTACGTGCTCACCGAGTGGTTCCTGGCGCCGATGCGCAATGTGATTCCAACCATCGGCATGATCGACATCACGGTGATCGTAGCGTACTTCGGGCTGGGCCTACTCGAATCCGTCATCATTGGTTCGCTGATCAGATGACAGAGGTCAGATTTCAGAGATCAGCAGGTCAGAACTGAGACGGCGATCGAATGATGAGAAATCAGACAACTACGAGGTCAGAGATCTGAGCACTGGCGGTCGAGAGGACTGTGCGCGCCACCGGCTCCGCTGGCCGGGCCTGCGACCCGGAGCACGCACGCCACCATCGACCACCAGTGCTCGGACTTCTGACATCTGACTCCTCCATCCTGCTTCCTATCTCCGTCTGGGTTCTGATCTCCGGCCTCTGAATATCTGACCATCTGACCCACCGATCTCATTTCCCGGCGCGATAGTGTCCCGCCTTTCCGTTGCACTTGCCTGGACGTGACTCGTTGGGATGGCGCTCACATGGTGGGGGCCTGTACACGCTCCGAAACATCGTTGCCATTCACGGTGCTGCTGTATGGACCGCGATGGGTTCGGGGTGAAGCGGGCGCGGGTGACGCCTGATGTGGGGTCGGACCACCGGCCGTTCGTCGTGGATCTGCGCGGGCCGGGTAGGCCTTAGGGCTTGTGGTCGACTATCCGGTCCCTGCGGCGCTCGCGCCACATGGGTATCACGTTCCGGTGACAATTGGCACGGAAGTCATTGCTTCGGCCTGATTTTTCCATGGACCGGGATTTGCAGAAGGAGTAGCAACTCCGTTTGCCGTCCTCATCATCCGACACATGATCACGTCTCTTTCGCGCGTCACCGCTGCTCTTTCGCTGGTCGTTGCTGCCGCCACTTCGGTGCAGGCGCAGATCATGAACACCGGCGTGGGTGCCGGCTCGACCGACGCCTACTGGACGGTCAGCGCGTTCAATCTTTCGATGGTTCCGACGTACGGTCCCGCGTCGGCGTCGGTGATCCTGAACCCGCCCTCGGCGCCGTGGGCCCCGAACGATGGCCCGACGTCGCGTTGGATCGGTGTCAACACCGCCGGCAGTGTCGGCTCCGCTTCCATCTATCACTTCCAGACGAGCCTGCTCGGCTCGGCGCCCATCACCGGGTCCATCGGTTGGGACAACCAACTGCTCGGCTACGAATTCCTGGATGCGTCCAACAACTCGCTCTCGGGTCTAGTGGCGCCCAGCTCTTCCTGGTTGATGGATGTGCCGTCTGGCAGCCAAGTGTCTGGTTTCTGCCGCGATGGTGACGGAGTTTTCCCGTCGAGTGGCTTCCCGGGCTCGTGCCTCTCGGCCTTCACCCTGTCGGCCGCGCAGTATCAGGGTGCGACGTCCATCCGCTTCGTGCTCCAGGGTGACGGCTCCACCGACGGTCTCCGGATCGCGAACGCCGCCACGTCGACCGTGCCCGAGCCCAGCACCTACGCGCTGATGGCCGCCGGTCTCATGGCCATGGCGGCCGTGGCCCGTCGCCGCCGGTCGGTCTGAGCGAAAACAGCGTTGGACGGTCACTGCTGACCGTCCACTGGATGTGAAAGGGGCGCCTTCGGGCGCCCTTTTCTTTTGACTCTTCCGAAATCTCAAAGAACGAATCGACCGACCAACTGACGGATCACTGACATTCGAGTCTCAGCTTTCGGGTATCGGATGTCCGATCCCCGGAAGCCGGGGTGTTTTGCCGGAAGTATATACAAACGGATATATTCCCGGTGGTTCACCGCCGCCCCATTCACTGGGTGGGTTCCACACTGGCGGACCTGCGGGCCTTCCCGGCAGCCGCTCGACGACGTGTTGGCCAGGAGCTCGATCTGCTGCATGCGTTTCAGAAGAAGACAAGACAAACCGCACGAATGGATCTGGAGCTCGGCGAGAAGCGGTATCGGGAACTTTGCGACAGCGGGCAACCTGCTGAGGACCACACTTCATGACGGCCAGGATCACGCGCGGCAGTGGTAATGTCTTCACGGATCTGGGTTTCGCGCCTGCCGAGGCGGCCAACTTGCAGTTGCGCTCCGATCTCATGATCGCGCTTCGGAAGCGGCTGACCATGTTCGGGACAACACAAGCCGAGTGGGCTGCGGTGCTGGACGTTTCACAGCCGCGCATCAGCGACTTGCTGCGTGCGAAAATCGATCGCTTCAGCGTGGACACGCTGATTGCGTACCTTGGAAAGACGGGCGCGGAAGTTCGAGTCTCCGTGCGAACCCCGAAGCAAGCGGCCTGACGTCCTACGTGAGCACCTGATGCCGGTGCCGGTCACTGGACCCGCGTTCAGTGTCGTGTGGTATAATCCGACGTGGCGCATTCCAGCGCCGCACGATGGCCCGCCAGCGCCTGCCGGCCCTGGCGCCGCCCGGCCCGACTTCTGCCTGGAGTGCCTTCCATGCGCCACTGGTCCCTCATCACTGCCGCCGCGATCGCGATGTCGCCGCTGGCGGCCCAGGCCCAGGACAAGGACATCATCGAGACGGCCACCGCGGTCGGCTCGTTCAAGACGTTGACGAAGCTGCTGGGTGACGCCGGACTGACGGAGACGCTCCGCGGCCCCGGGCCGTTCACGGTCTTTGCCCCCACCGACGAGGCGTTCGCCAAGCTGACGCCCGGCACCCTCGATGCCCTCGCGAAAGACCGCTCACGACTGCGCAGCGTGCTGCTCTATCATGTGGTGGCCGGAAAGATCACGGCCGCCGATGCGGTGAAGCTGGCCGGCACGGGACGCAAGACGGTCGAAGGACGGGAAGCCAAGATCTCGGTCATGGGCAGCACACCCATGATCAACAACGCACATGTCACCCAGGCCGACATCGCCGCGAAGAACGGGGTCATCCACGGCATCGATGCGGTCATGATGCCGCCGGGGCGGTAGCGGCGGCAAGGTCCGGCTCCCGGGACGGTCATTTCACCGGACTTCCCCGTTAAATTGCAGTCATCGGATCTTCACTCGCGGAGCCTACCGTGTACCTGACCGTTGCAGTTGACCACGAGGCGGATGGCCGTTGCCTCGCCGAGATCCCCGAGTTGCCGGGGGTGCTCGCCTATGGTGCGACGGAGGACGAGGCCATCTCGCGGGTGCAGACGCTCGCGCTGCGGGTTCTCGCGGATCGCTTGGAAAACGGAGAATCGGCGCCGAGTCTCCTCCCGCTCGATTTTCGCGCCGCCTGACGACCTGGGTGGTCACATGAGTGAATGGCCAGCGACCAAGGCTCGGCGGGCCCTCGCCGCGTTGCAGCGAATCGGCTGGCGGATCAAACGAGAGACGAGTTCGCACCGCTGACCCGGGATGGGTGGCCCGACACGGTGTTTACGTTTCACGATCACGAGGAGATCGCCCCTCGGATGCTCGCACGCCTCGCAAAACACACAGGGCTCACGCCAGACGATCTGTAGCGAAGCCGTGGGCGCTGTTGCGGAGTCAGCGCCGAGAGGATAATTGGGGAGTGTCTCGCCCTCCCCAACTCCTTCCGATGCGTCTTTCCTTCCCCGCGCGCGGCATCAGGCTGGCCGCGGTCGTTCTGCTCGCTCCGGCGCTGCTCCACCCCGCTTCTCTCTCCGCACAGGGTGCACAGGCGCAGACCGCGCCGGCGCCCGCCGATCTCATCGTCACCAATGCCCGCGTCTACACGGCCGACGATGCCCGTCCGCTCGTGGAGGCATTTGCGGTGCGTGACGGACGCATCGTCTTCGTGGGATCCCAGCGCGAAGCGACGATGCTCAAGGGGGCGTCCACCCGCATGCTCGACGCCGAGGGGCGCACGATCATTCCGGGCATGGTCGACGCGCATGCGCACTTC includes:
- a CDS encoding VanZ family protein, whose protein sequence is MVQTNLRSRKRRLSFAAVAVAVLLVLAATLLPGNAIELGQAPPRWCLACGGLWVMDAVSNVLLFAPLGAALARLRVRWPWALLMGAALSLTVETLQSLGIPPGRSAALADVVANTAGTAVGLLAVRWGPALVMAEGRAAVWLTAAWLAMVAGVITITTLALGPRRADPEPDPDRFHISRFEYSPGLGWYDGEPRQAVVNGHMFPHRGTGPVVIAVPAEPSSLTVEGTVLGRDTATNTRSFVYVHREDDTLAVAMLAQKGDDAVFSSTRRAWLWGLAMPGARLRGVFAGRTPDDPRPLRLIGHSDRTQLMLTEPVTGTTNVVRLEPTMGWAMIQTLVNVHHPLAPAVLTAWLLTLFLPLGWWGTRSGRHAPWVLGGVTIAVLALFPALQALSGVASLPALQWSVIGLSIALGVLIDLATQRSPEGQRSTIRA
- a CDS encoding YggT family protein, translating into MIETVVRFLDALLLVVRPAVFAAGAIAAAGAIGSWAVRTRRISPFSPLARTIRERVEPWLVAPMERRLLRAGGSPYSAPWWALAAVIIGGLLLISGVQFLRDQLVMLLFAATSGYSLIAVLVKWTFTVLRVALFARVIASWVGGSPYSKWWRWSYVLTEWFLAPMRNVIPTIGMIDITVIVAYFGLGLLESVIIGSLIR
- a CDS encoding PEP-CTERM sorting domain-containing protein, which encodes MITSLSRVTAALSLVVAAATSVQAQIMNTGVGAGSTDAYWTVSAFNLSMVPTYGPASASVILNPPSAPWAPNDGPTSRWIGVNTAGSVGSASIYHFQTSLLGSAPITGSIGWDNQLLGYEFLDASNNSLSGLVAPSSSWLMDVPSGSQVSGFCRDGDGVFPSSGFPGSCLSAFTLSAAQYQGATSIRFVLQGDGSTDGLRIANAATSTVPEPSTYALMAAGLMAMAAVARRRRSV
- a CDS encoding helix-turn-helix transcriptional regulator, with translation MTARITRGSGNVFTDLGFAPAEAANLQLRSDLMIALRKRLTMFGTTQAEWAAVLDVSQPRISDLLRAKIDRFSVDTLIAYLGKTGAEVRVSVRTPKQAA
- a CDS encoding fasciclin domain-containing protein; the protein is MRHWSLITAAAIAMSPLAAQAQDKDIIETATAVGSFKTLTKLLGDAGLTETLRGPGPFTVFAPTDEAFAKLTPGTLDALAKDRSRLRSVLLYHVVAGKITAADAVKLAGTGRKTVEGREAKISVMGSTPMINNAHVTQADIAAKNGVIHGIDAVMMPPGR